A genomic region of Aeropyrum pernix K1 contains the following coding sequences:
- a CDS encoding glycosyltransferase family 2 protein: MHGGNNKYVNSVNPECPLVSIVIPTYNSEKTLSLTLESIKRQTYKNIEVIIVDNYSTDGTVKIAEKYNARVIQTSGGLLWARYLGHLHAKGEVELLLDSDQILEHTAIERGVKMVRRGYDALILEETSYKPRTLVQWLFYIDRRHVFRIKDLHPLHGVLLARMYRYEILNKTFKRIREKLPLEIMLKLVSQDHALIYLEAWTYSEKLGIISNAIYHVEPESLKQVVRKFYRYGITEMNLTQYYPELSKKKIPRKPGLHPDSLASIMLWTIKAIAYTLGRIKTL, translated from the coding sequence TTGCATGGAGGTAATAATAAATATGTTAACAGTGTTAATCCAGAATGTCCACTAGTATCTATAGTTATACCAACATACAACTCAGAGAAAACACTGTCTTTAACTCTAGAATCGATAAAGAGACAGACATATAAAAACATAGAAGTAATCATAGTAGATAACTACAGTACCGATGGAACAGTAAAAATAGCAGAGAAGTATAATGCTAGAGTTATTCAAACAAGTGGAGGATTATTATGGGCTCGTTATCTAGGGCATCTCCACGCTAAGGGAGAAGTGGAACTCCTTCTAGACTCCGACCAGATCCTTGAACATACAGCGATAGAAAGGGGAGTAAAAATGGTTAGGAGGGGTTACGATGCTTTGATCCTTGAGGAGACAAGCTATAAGCCAAGAACTCTTGTGCAATGGCTATTCTACATTGACAGGAGGCATGTGTTTAGAATTAAAGATTTACATCCATTACACGGCGTACTACTAGCAAGAATGTATAGGTACGAGATACTGAACAAGACGTTTAAAAGGATAAGAGAGAAGTTGCCCCTAGAAATAATGTTGAAGCTTGTATCACAGGATCATGCATTAATATATTTAGAAGCATGGACGTACTCTGAAAAATTAGGCATTATCAGCAACGCCATATACCATGTAGAGCCTGAAAGCCTCAAACAAGTTGTAAGAAAGTTCTACAGATACGGAATAACAGAGATGAATTTAACACAATATTATCCAGAACTTTCTAAAAAGAAAATACCGAGAAAACCCGGTTTGCATCCAGATAGCTTAGCATCAATAATGCTATGGACTATAAAGGCAATAGCATATACCTTAGGAAGAATTAAAACGCTATGA
- a CDS encoding glycosyltransferase produces MIVSVVIPVAKEGNTLYERIHLINKHFNSLSSSHKFSYEIILVSDIFHKPTLKAMIRLAKENVAKCLLLTQRIGKGGSIKNAIPFSRGDYIVILDADIPVRPIFINQAVVLAMNLGIDLIIANRVYRTHSLLRRVLSVAYNSLVNLLFKTGLRDHQAGLKILSRRAAKIILMKRTRTDGLAYDTEIVVWAKRHGLRYRAVNVVWREQREGSTIPPMRALLTMLADLIMLRLLTLAGKYVALQKLVIGRVIDLGNIHTVGQEFMTVIRASRPKNHLLNVLRKLYIAVALRR; encoded by the coding sequence ATGATCGTGAGCGTAGTTATACCAGTAGCTAAGGAAGGTAACACTCTCTACGAGCGCATACATCTGATAAACAAGCATTTCAATAGCCTATCAAGTTCTCACAAATTTTCCTACGAGATAATCCTGGTCTCGGACATCTTCCACAAGCCGACGCTAAAAGCAATGATAAGACTGGCAAAGGAAAATGTGGCCAAATGCCTGCTCCTTACACAAAGGATTGGGAAAGGAGGCTCAATAAAGAATGCCATTCCCTTCAGCCGGGGCGACTACATAGTTATACTAGATGCTGATATACCTGTAAGACCTATATTTATTAATCAAGCAGTAGTGTTAGCTATGAATCTCGGTATAGACTTGATAATTGCTAATAGGGTGTATAGAACTCATAGCCTCTTAAGGAGAGTACTCTCTGTAGCATATAACTCCCTAGTAAATTTACTCTTTAAGACAGGACTTAGAGACCACCAAGCCGGATTGAAGATACTTAGTAGAAGAGCGGCCAAGATAATCCTTATGAAGCGGACGAGAACTGATGGGCTTGCCTACGACACCGAGATAGTAGTGTGGGCCAAGAGGCATGGGCTGAGGTACAGAGCGGTGAACGTTGTTTGGAGAGAGCAGAGGGAAGGATCTACAATACCCCCGATGAGAGCTCTGCTAACAATGCTCGCAGACCTCATAATGCTCAGGCTACTAACCCTAGCAGGAAAATACGTAGCGCTCCAGAAATTAGTTATAGGCCGTGTCATAGACCTGGGTAACATCCATACTGTAGGCCAGGAGTTCATGACGGTGATAAGGGCTTCTAGGCCGAAGAACCACCTTCTAAACGTTCTCAGGAAGCTCTACATAGCCGTGGCGCTCAGGAGATAG
- a CDS encoding sulfite exporter TauE/SafE family protein: protein MGDLGLPYLSAVFMSGLIASSLDYGLGLGFGLLATPILVVMGLDPRQAIAAALVAQVISSATALIAWRSHGAKPPSTDVLLVLIASSLAGVVLGSVFMSLLGDAEALAIYTVALAGIATLYMATATDSYSLEVRRLGRRPITILGGFLGGLSKALSGGGFSPILVASQRVSGVDYKASLVAIPLVKPLAFLAAAVIYSWAGYMEPYTAASLTAGSILGSLLAPRLSRLIPRRWAHALVGLALAAAMLKAVYRLTLEYGVLGRVGF from the coding sequence TTGGGGGACCTGGGCCTCCCTTACTTGTCTGCTGTTTTTATGAGCGGCTTGATAGCCTCATCCCTGGATTACGGCCTGGGCCTGGGCTTCGGCCTACTGGCTACCCCTATTCTGGTTGTTATGGGGCTTGACCCTAGGCAGGCTATAGCGGCGGCCCTAGTTGCACAGGTGATCTCGTCAGCTACTGCCCTCATTGCTTGGCGCTCCCATGGGGCCAAGCCTCCCTCAACTGATGTTCTATTAGTTTTGATAGCGTCGTCCCTTGCTGGCGTTGTTTTGGGATCCGTGTTCATGAGTCTACTTGGCGATGCAGAAGCTCTAGCCATATACACGGTAGCCCTGGCAGGTATCGCCACACTCTACATGGCCACTGCAACAGACAGCTATAGTCTGGAGGTTAGGAGGCTAGGTAGGAGACCCATCACCATTCTAGGGGGCTTCCTGGGAGGCCTTTCAAAGGCTCTCTCAGGCGGCGGTTTCAGCCCCATATTGGTGGCGTCCCAAAGGGTCTCGGGAGTCGACTACAAGGCGTCCCTCGTGGCCATACCACTTGTGAAGCCTCTCGCATTCTTGGCTGCCGCAGTGATATACTCTTGGGCGGGTTACATGGAGCCTTATACCGCGGCCTCGCTCACGGCCGGGAGCATACTCGGCTCCCTGTTAGCCCCCAGGCTGTCACGCTTAATACCACGACGGTGGGCCCACGCCCTAGTAGGCCTAGCCTTGGCTGCCGCTATGTTGAAAGCTGTCTACAGGCTCACGCTTGAGTATGGGGTGCTCGGTCGGGTTGGTTTCTAG
- a CDS encoding FkbM family methyltransferase has product MFGIENLKGFTVLDVGAHIGLYSLVVSNYAHRVISVEPHPINYKLLKINKIANNVEGMLTLNAAIVGTKTDRTKLCESTHSGGSSIMIESPSKCYRIQTKHLNELIESYTGNDKVLLKMNIEGAEFDIFKSVDPNLLRSVERIVMEVHLRYGSLNIIVNKLKSAGFSVKYFYPPLTAKDARPPYRATEHGRSEASTIRYLFHSETR; this is encoded by the coding sequence TTGTTCGGGATCGAGAACCTTAAAGGCTTTACAGTACTCGATGTGGGGGCTCACATAGGTCTTTACTCTTTGGTAGTCTCTAATTACGCGCATAGAGTTATCTCGGTGGAGCCACACCCCATAAACTATAAGTTGTTAAAGATAAACAAGATAGCAAATAACGTGGAGGGCATGTTAACACTAAACGCCGCTATAGTAGGAACAAAAACCGATAGGACTAAATTATGTGAGTCTACACATAGTGGTGGTTCAAGCATAATGATAGAAAGTCCTTCAAAATGCTATCGTATACAAACTAAACATTTAAACGAACTCATTGAGAGCTACACGGGAAATGATAAAGTGCTACTTAAAATGAATATAGAAGGGGCAGAGTTCGATATCTTTAAATCAGTAGATCCAAACCTGTTAAGATCTGTTGAACGTATAGTGATGGAGGTACACCTCAGGTATGGATCCCTAAATATCATTGTCAATAAACTTAAATCAGCAGGCTTCTCCGTAAAGTACTTTTACCCACCACTTACTGCCAAAGACGCACGACCCCCATATAGAGCTACAGAACATGGTAGGTCTGAAGCTTCTACGATCCGCTATCTATTCCATAGCGAAACTAGGTAG
- a CDS encoding CopG family transcriptional regulator has product MGDKVAIEISRELYEKARKFIEENGGFKDVSELVEFLLNEAISDESESVGMTPEEEEKVKERLRSLGYI; this is encoded by the coding sequence ATGGGTGATAAGGTAGCTATTGAGATTTCCAGGGAGCTTTATGAGAAGGCTAGGAAGTTTATAGAGGAGAACGGAGGGTTTAAGGATGTTTCCGAGCTGGTCGAGTTTCTCCTGAACGAGGCTATATCTGACGAGTCGGAGAGCGTGGGGATGACGCCCGAGGAGGAGGAGAAGGTTAAGGAGAGGCTCAGGAGCCTAGGCTATATCTAG
- the sat gene encoding sulfate adenylyltransferase: protein MVSRPHGGRLVRRVLSGRRREIFESQYREMPRLEVPLERAIDAEDLARGVFSPLEGFMVEDDYLSVLSRMRLSNDLPWTIPIVLDANREWVLNEGVSAGDDIILTYHGLPIAVLTLEDIYSWDKGLHAEKVFKTRDPNHPGVEATYKRGDILLGGRLELIQGPPNPLERYTLWPVETRVLFKEKGWRTVAAFQTRNVPHLGHEYVQKAALTFVDGLLVHPLAGWKKRGDYRDEVIIRAYEALITHYYPRGVVVLSVLRMNMNYAGPREAVHHAIVRKNFGATHFIVGRDHAGVGSYYGPYEAWEIFREFPDLGITPLFVREAYYCRRCGGMVNEKVCPHGDEYRVRISGTRLREMLGRGERPPEYMMRPEVADAIISHPDPFI from the coding sequence TTGGTTTCTAGGCCTCATGGAGGGAGGCTGGTAAGGAGGGTTTTAAGCGGTAGGAGGAGGGAGATTTTCGAGTCACAGTATAGGGAGATGCCTAGGCTTGAGGTGCCTCTGGAGAGGGCTATCGACGCTGAGGACCTCGCCCGGGGGGTTTTCAGCCCTCTCGAGGGCTTTATGGTCGAGGACGACTACCTGAGTGTTCTGAGCCGTATGAGGCTATCTAACGATCTGCCATGGACCATACCTATAGTGCTTGACGCCAATAGGGAGTGGGTTTTAAACGAGGGTGTTTCAGCGGGGGACGATATCATACTCACCTATCATGGGCTCCCGATTGCGGTATTGACGCTTGAGGACATATACTCCTGGGATAAGGGGCTTCACGCCGAGAAGGTCTTCAAAACACGTGACCCAAACCATCCTGGAGTGGAGGCGACCTACAAGAGGGGCGACATACTACTGGGAGGCAGGCTGGAGCTCATCCAAGGTCCTCCCAACCCCCTGGAGAGGTACACACTCTGGCCTGTCGAGACTAGGGTCCTCTTCAAGGAGAAGGGGTGGAGGACGGTAGCAGCATTCCAGACAAGAAACGTACCTCACTTGGGCCACGAGTATGTTCAGAAGGCTGCTTTGACTTTCGTGGACGGGCTGCTGGTGCACCCTCTGGCTGGGTGGAAGAAGAGGGGAGACTATAGGGACGAGGTCATAATAAGGGCTTACGAGGCGCTGATAACACACTACTACCCCCGGGGTGTCGTCGTCCTCTCCGTCCTGCGGATGAACATGAACTACGCAGGCCCCCGGGAGGCGGTGCACCACGCCATAGTTAGGAAGAACTTCGGCGCCACACACTTCATCGTGGGCCGCGACCATGCGGGGGTCGGGAGCTACTACGGCCCCTACGAGGCGTGGGAGATCTTCCGAGAGTTCCCCGACCTAGGTATAACACCACTCTTCGTACGGGAGGCCTACTACTGTAGGAGGTGCGGTGGCATGGTTAATGAGAAGGTCTGCCCCCATGGGGACGAGTATAGGGTGAGGATAAGCGGGACAAGATTGAGGGAGATGCTGGGCAGGGGCGAGAGGCCGCCTGAGTATATGATGAGACCTGAGGTTGCCGACGCGATAATATCCCATCCCGATCCGTTCATATAA
- a CDS encoding glycosyltransferase, protein MKIPLKSEENKVIITSYEKGEKIFERSFHFPSINTRIPSLEIAAKIIEYTLSIISITAEAKHYDIAIAQDPITATIAIMLKQKNYISKVILQSHNFTSPTRSKLYKFLDLYTTTHSDIVWCLSNRLAEIRRKLGAKYTVQTPICIRDDVIDKTLNYTRRKSNDIVYIGSLSKDKGVDILLELVKTFTKNGNDTIIHIVGKGLLYEKIFERIGEINKRVIYYGPQPLKRALQIASRASLGVVLTRPSYESLTTDPMKPKVYLAAHTPVILPEYFEISSYVNRFKAGMVVGKLKPSYILSKVKVALEDSNTLLKGAERLAKSFNYWRCSQILSDIWQRTFEILELR, encoded by the coding sequence GTGAAGATACCACTTAAATCTGAAGAGAATAAAGTCATTATTACCTCCTATGAAAAAGGGGAAAAAATCTTTGAACGCAGCTTTCACTTTCCATCAATTAATACTAGAATCCCATCGCTGGAGATCGCAGCAAAGATTATTGAATACACCTTATCGATTATTTCTATCACAGCTGAAGCGAAACACTATGACATAGCAATAGCGCAAGATCCTATCACGGCAACTATTGCAATAATGCTTAAGCAAAAGAATTATATAAGCAAGGTGATATTGCAATCACATAACTTCACTTCACCCACTCGCTCAAAATTATATAAGTTTTTAGATTTATACACAACTACTCATAGTGACATTGTTTGGTGCTTAAGTAATAGGCTAGCAGAAATAAGAAGAAAGCTCGGAGCAAAATATACGGTGCAAACCCCTATATGTATTCGAGACGATGTAATCGACAAAACACTCAATTACACTCGAAGAAAAAGCAATGATATTGTATACATAGGTTCGCTAAGCAAGGATAAAGGTGTAGATATCCTTCTTGAATTAGTAAAAACATTCACAAAAAATGGAAACGACACTATTATTCATATAGTTGGTAAAGGTTTATTATATGAAAAAATCTTTGAAAGAATTGGCGAAATTAACAAAAGAGTTATTTATTATGGTCCTCAACCTCTTAAACGTGCACTTCAAATAGCAAGTAGAGCCTCCCTTGGAGTTGTACTTACAAGACCCTCTTACGAATCTTTGACTACCGATCCTATGAAACCTAAAGTATACTTAGCTGCTCATACACCAGTCATTTTGCCTGAATATTTTGAAATATCCAGCTATGTAAATAGATTTAAGGCAGGGATGGTAGTTGGGAAACTTAAACCTAGCTATATATTAAGTAAGGTTAAGGTTGCATTAGAGGATTCGAACACTCTTCTTAAAGGAGCTGAGAGGCTTGCAAAGAGCTTTAACTACTGGAGATGTAGCCAGATTCTGTCAGATATATGGCAAAGAACATTTGAAATACTAGAACTAAGGTGA
- the cysC gene encoding adenylyl-sulfate kinase yields MTTYKCIEKGIVVWLTGLPGSGKTTIATRLADLLQKEGYRVEVLDGDWARTTVSEGAGFTREERLRHLKRIAWIARLLARNGVIVICSFVSPYKQARNMVRRIVEEEGIPFLEIYVKASLEEVIRRDPKGLYKKALKGELENFTGITDPYEPPENPQLVLDTESNTIEHNVSYLYSLVKAVIE; encoded by the coding sequence TTGACCACCTACAAGTGCATAGAAAAGGGTATAGTTGTCTGGCTAACCGGCCTCCCCGGTAGCGGCAAGACAACAATAGCAACCCGCCTGGCAGATCTCCTCCAAAAAGAAGGATACAGGGTCGAGGTGCTGGACGGAGACTGGGCCAGGACTACAGTCAGCGAGGGAGCGGGCTTCACTAGAGAGGAGAGGCTTAGACACCTCAAGCGGATAGCGTGGATAGCACGTCTCCTAGCAAGAAATGGAGTTATAGTCATCTGCAGCTTCGTTTCCCCCTACAAGCAGGCACGGAACATGGTGAGGAGGATAGTGGAGGAGGAGGGCATACCCTTCCTCGAGATATACGTCAAGGCAAGCCTCGAGGAAGTAATAAGGAGAGATCCCAAGGGCCTTTACAAGAAAGCCCTCAAGGGAGAGCTGGAAAACTTCACTGGCATAACAGATCCTTACGAACCCCCTGAAAACCCTCAGCTCGTGCTAGACACAGAGTCAAACACTATAGAACACAACGTTTCTTATTTATACAGCCTCGTCAAAGCAGTTATCGAATAG
- a CDS encoding transcriptional regulator, whose protein sequence is MDRDRIVGFGLLIGSLAIIIVYAYLVFFTEKIWEFVIKLTGFAAVAGFFGLLAWIGYVLATTPPPKPIEEIEKEIEEELKKLEQEIKHENQATGEEESREK, encoded by the coding sequence TTGGACCGCGATAGGATAGTAGGCTTCGGCCTCCTAATCGGCTCTCTAGCAATCATAATCGTGTATGCTTACCTAGTATTCTTCACAGAGAAAATATGGGAGTTCGTGATAAAACTTACTGGCTTCGCAGCAGTCGCAGGCTTCTTCGGCCTCCTAGCCTGGATAGGATATGTACTAGCCACAACACCGCCACCTAAACCTATCGAGGAGATTGAAAAGGAAATTGAAGAAGAGTTAAAAAAGCTGGAACAAGAGATTAAACACGAGAATCAGGCTACAGGTGAAGAGGAATCAAGAGAAAAATAG
- a CDS encoding alkaline phosphatase family protein, whose translation MRKLLVIGLDSVPPLLIEKFRDLIPNLQSLLNVKGKLLSGHPPITVPMWGVMLAGRSAGELGVYGFRHRRPGDVGTSYVVTSRSIAEGWVWDDLGLRLGLRSLVIGVPPGYPARRVRGWFVSCFLTPGVDGAFAWPPGLKREILKASGGDYVFDVKYRVEDKESVRKSLWRLAKTQFKVVKYLLSSKPWDFAMYMHIGTDRVHHAFWKYWDPEHPRYPGEGNPYENVLPEYYSLVDKHIGQLLESLPGDTDVIVVSDHGAKAMKGAFAINQWLEEEGYLSLKEEPKRPGADLEASMIDWDRTMAWAWGGYYSRVYINLKGREPRGIVGREEYWSVVEQLKRDIEKIRGPNGERWENKAYHPSELYPEVRGDAPDLMVYLDNLSWRPAGTIGWPSTYLEENDRGPDDAVHDWHGIIGGNADVLKEAVKDSTVPIQRVKEIILAHYGLESHMKDRGRGAV comes from the coding sequence ATGAGAAAACTACTAGTAATAGGGCTGGATAGCGTACCCCCTCTTCTCATAGAGAAGTTCCGCGATCTCATCCCCAATCTTCAATCACTACTAAACGTAAAAGGCAAACTTCTCTCTGGCCACCCTCCCATTACGGTGCCCATGTGGGGGGTGATGCTTGCTGGCCGCAGTGCCGGAGAGCTTGGGGTTTACGGTTTCCGTCATAGGAGGCCTGGAGACGTCGGTACTAGCTACGTGGTGACAAGCCGCAGCATCGCGGAAGGTTGGGTTTGGGATGACCTGGGATTGCGGCTGGGTTTAAGGAGTCTTGTTATAGGAGTTCCCCCCGGGTATCCAGCTAGACGTGTCAGGGGTTGGTTCGTCTCTTGTTTTCTAACTCCCGGCGTTGATGGGGCTTTCGCTTGGCCTCCCGGTCTGAAAAGAGAGATTCTCAAGGCAAGCGGAGGCGACTATGTCTTCGATGTTAAATATAGAGTCGAAGATAAGGAAAGCGTTAGGAAGAGTTTGTGGAGGCTCGCCAAGACACAGTTCAAGGTAGTCAAATACCTACTAAGCAGTAAGCCGTGGGATTTCGCCATGTACATGCACATTGGCACTGACAGGGTGCATCACGCCTTCTGGAAATACTGGGATCCAGAGCACCCGAGATACCCTGGTGAGGGCAATCCCTACGAGAATGTTCTACCAGAATATTATAGCCTGGTCGACAAGCACATAGGCCAGCTTCTAGAGTCCCTACCGGGTGATACAGACGTGATAGTCGTCTCCGATCACGGGGCCAAGGCTATGAAGGGGGCCTTCGCCATAAACCAGTGGCTAGAGGAGGAGGGATACCTAAGTCTGAAGGAGGAGCCGAAGAGGCCGGGAGCAGATCTAGAGGCTAGCATGATAGACTGGGATAGGACCATGGCGTGGGCCTGGGGCGGCTACTACTCGAGGGTTTACATAAACCTCAAGGGAAGAGAACCTCGGGGCATAGTAGGGCGGGAGGAGTATTGGAGCGTTGTGGAGCAGCTGAAGAGGGATATAGAGAAGATAAGAGGGCCCAACGGCGAGAGGTGGGAGAACAAGGCCTACCACCCCAGCGAGCTCTACCCGGAGGTCCGTGGAGACGCACCAGACCTCATGGTATACCTCGACAACCTGAGCTGGAGACCCGCGGGCACCATAGGCTGGCCCAGCACGTATCTGGAGGAAAACGATAGAGGCCCCGACGACGCCGTCCACGACTGGCACGGCATCATAGGAGGGAATGCAGACGTACTAAAGGAGGCCGTGAAAGATAGTACCGTACCTATACAAAGGGTTAAAGAGATTATACTAGCCCACTACGGCCTCGAGTCACATATGAAGGATAGAGGGAGGGGGGCAGTATAG
- a CDS encoding glycosyltransferase: MKTPLLRKDNVEDSMNIIFVNTSSSKEVIGGGDIRLLGLLYTLSNLRSKKIKLYLLSDKHYIESIRYWLYKSNLVKGNNNIPLSDDFALKISSYLPPYKRVSFIIRLILLLLTSIRNLTNRGRIIRRSIIVINNNQLYQYIIPGLDVLSNGMVVYIQTPPFNGDSNFIKTLMYRGFLPLLRLIGKFKRIIIFVFNPIDFVFLNTYFREEKNIKIVITTNGVFKYFVNYNSVQKVYDVIYIGRLDPSKGSFKNFITFLRNLAERNLNIRAAIITSCLKEELPYIERSLSGIKQYNNVKVEVLVNKTPIEVYRIISRSRALVMLSTLDVFNLAILESLVHGIHVIALNNPRIETAYERICDIFECKPLLQERFHIVDNIDEAVKEYLSVTEKERQVNEHVRVHALRLAQFLDWRYVVLKEVMEVVKWVYRK; encoded by the coding sequence ATGAAAACTCCTCTATTAAGGAAAGATAATGTTGAAGATAGCATGAACATTATATTTGTAAACACATCCTCTTCTAAGGAAGTTATAGGAGGGGGAGACATAAGACTTTTAGGCTTGCTTTACACGCTTAGTAATCTACGCTCTAAAAAAATAAAACTATATCTGCTAAGTGATAAGCACTATATAGAATCTATACGTTATTGGCTTTATAAAAGTAATCTTGTAAAAGGAAACAATAACATTCCCTTAAGCGACGACTTCGCCTTAAAAATATCAAGTTACCTTCCCCCATACAAACGAGTTTCCTTCATTATACGCTTGATCTTGCTACTACTAACCTCTATAAGAAATTTAACTAATAGAGGTCGCATTATCAGGCGATCAATAATAGTAATTAATAACAATCAGCTCTACCAATATATCATCCCGGGCCTCGATGTCCTTAGTAATGGAATGGTGGTTTATATCCAAACGCCTCCTTTTAATGGGGATTCAAATTTTATCAAGACATTGATGTATAGGGGGTTCTTACCGTTATTAAGACTTATAGGAAAATTCAAGCGAATAATAATATTTGTGTTCAATCCGATAGATTTTGTATTTTTAAATACCTATTTTAGGGAAGAAAAGAATATAAAGATAGTAATTACAACTAATGGCGTATTTAAATATTTTGTAAATTATAATAGTGTGCAAAAAGTTTACGATGTAATTTATATAGGAAGATTAGATCCTTCAAAAGGATCCTTTAAAAACTTCATAACTTTTCTTAGAAATTTAGCTGAAAGAAATCTTAACATAAGAGCTGCTATTATTACCTCTTGTTTAAAGGAAGAATTACCATACATAGAAAGATCGTTATCAGGCATTAAGCAATACAATAATGTAAAGGTTGAAGTTTTAGTGAATAAAACTCCCATAGAAGTTTATAGAATTATATCTCGATCGAGGGCTCTAGTAATGTTAAGTACATTGGATGTTTTTAATCTAGCTATACTTGAAAGCCTAGTTCATGGAATTCACGTAATAGCACTAAATAATCCTAGGATAGAGACGGCATACGAGCGTATATGTGATATTTTTGAATGCAAACCCCTATTACAGGAGAGGTTTCACATCGTAGACAACATTGATGAAGCCGTTAAAGAATATTTAAGTGTTACTGAAAAAGAGAGGCAAGTAAACGAGCATGTGAGAGTTCACGCTTTAAGGCTTGCCCAATTTCTTGATTGGAGAT
- a CDS encoding glycosyltransferase family 4 protein, whose translation MRILWINHRDPKHPQAGGAEVRLYEIARRLVKMGHEVMVLCEKVSRLPGEEVLEGIRIKRSGGRASIHLLAPLYVRKHGHEYDVIVDDIAHAVPWYSPLVTKTPVVAQIHHVHQDVVYIELPKPLAWIVSRAEKTIAKIYRRFIAVSQSTKKELAKRLGIDPDRIAVVPNGVDLEKYRPGSKDPRPTILWAGRIKMYKNLDHLLKAYRIVKQEIPDAQLIIIGTGDQEQKMRELAKKLEPRDVHFLGKMSEQEKIMWMQRAWIIVSTSMIEGWGITITEAAACKIPAIAYNVPGLRDSVKHMETGILVEPGNIEQLAKAIAWLLTDNSLRNKLSENAYNYAQSFSWDNTAITFLNILEDITRI comes from the coding sequence ATGAGGATTCTATGGATAAACCACCGAGACCCGAAGCATCCCCAGGCGGGTGGTGCGGAGGTTAGGCTTTACGAGATAGCCCGTAGACTTGTGAAGATGGGCCACGAGGTCATGGTGCTATGCGAGAAAGTAAGCAGACTGCCAGGCGAAGAGGTTCTAGAAGGTATTAGGATTAAGCGTAGCGGTGGTAGAGCCTCGATACACCTCCTAGCACCACTCTACGTCAGGAAACACGGTCATGAATACGATGTTATCGTAGACGATATCGCCCACGCTGTTCCGTGGTACTCGCCACTGGTAACGAAAACACCCGTGGTAGCGCAGATACACCACGTACACCAGGACGTCGTCTATATAGAGCTGCCAAAACCGCTTGCATGGATAGTCAGCAGAGCCGAGAAAACCATCGCCAAAATCTATAGGCGCTTCATAGCCGTTTCACAATCAACAAAAAAAGAGCTTGCGAAGAGGCTCGGTATAGACCCCGATAGAATAGCCGTCGTACCCAACGGTGTAGACCTCGAGAAGTATAGACCAGGATCAAAAGACCCAAGACCAACAATACTGTGGGCAGGAAGAATAAAGATGTACAAGAACCTTGACCACCTCCTCAAAGCATACAGAATAGTCAAGCAGGAGATCCCAGACGCACAGCTAATAATCATAGGGACCGGAGATCAAGAGCAGAAGATGAGGGAGCTAGCCAAGAAGCTAGAGCCAAGGGATGTCCACTTCCTTGGGAAAATGTCCGAGCAAGAGAAGATCATGTGGATGCAGAGAGCATGGATAATAGTTTCAACAAGCATGATAGAGGGGTGGGGAATAACCATAACAGAAGCAGCAGCATGCAAAATACCAGCAATAGCATACAACGTGCCAGGACTAAGAGATTCCGTGAAACACATGGAAACGGGAATATTAGTAGAGCCGGGAAACATAGAGCAGCTAGCGAAAGCAATAGCATGGTTGTTAACAGACAATAGCCTGAGAAACAAGCTGTCGGAGAACGCGTACAACTATGCACAGAGCTTCAGCTGGGATAACACAGCAATAACTTTCTTAAATATATTGGAAGATATTACGAGGATCTAG